Proteins found in one Labrus bergylta chromosome 8, fLabBer1.1, whole genome shotgun sequence genomic segment:
- the LOC109999549 gene encoding adenosine receptor A2b, protein MIETGTPSMFGRTEPANCTVCCCTLANKIFMVLFMVLLIFAILFGNLVTLAVVLGTKHFKTSQGYLKASLAVADLAVGIFVVPLSVYAEISLMLTDSAPEWTSYNSQLVSFHPCNVIGPIFAGCTLVSITTIFLLTIERSIAVLRPLHKDSVITRKRTMILIILSWVGSFFLAVSPMVFSNEIALEYNSCSRMCNYALGTIGEFPSQAWNILLLFPAFDFTLLGGTVVINIISLSSIRQHSRRRKHLAESECQSTSKPTFSDIKAAKTIGTLTVAFTASFTPIAVFVVGNVLGNKWCNFSFFAFWILASNSCWNVIIYSVRDQKFRLRAHKLLMPFQRKDLTKS, encoded by the coding sequence ATGATTGAGACCGGCACTCCGAGCATGTTCGGCAGGACCGAACCGGCCAACTGTACCGTGTGCTGCTGTACGCTGGCCAACAAAATCTTCATGGTGCTCTTCATGGTGCTGCTCATCTTCGCCATCTTGTTTGGGAACTTGGTGACTCTGGCTGTGGTTCTTGGGACCAAGCACTTCAAGACATCTCAGGGTTACCTAAAGGCGTCACTGGCTGTGGCTGATCTGGCCGTGGGGATATTTGTCGTTCCGCTGTCGGTCTATGCTGAGATTTCACTCATGTTGACCGACTCTGCACCAGAGTGGACTTCATATAACTCGCAGTTGGTGAGTTTCCACCCGTGCAACGTCATCGGACCCATCTTCGCTGGGTGCACTTTGGTTTCCATCACGACCATTTTCCTGCTGACGATCGAGAGGAGCATCGCCGTGTTGAGGCCGCTGCACAAAGACTCTGTGATCACGCGCAAAAGAACCATGATCCTCATCATCCTGTCCTGGGTGGGGAGCTTCTTCCTGGCCGTGTCTCCGATGGTTTTCAGCAACGAGATCGCTCTGGAGTACAACTCCTGCAGCCGGATGTGTAACTACGCTCTGGGGACTATCGGCGAGTTCCCCAGCCAGGCCTGgaacatcctcctcctcttccccgcATTCGACTTCACCCTCCTGGGAGGGACCGTGGTCATCAACATCATCTCTCTGTCCAGCATCCGGCAGCACTCGAGGCGCAGGAAACACCTAGCCGAGTCCGAGTGCCAAAGCACCTCCAAACCCACCTTCTCCGACATCAAAGCAGCCAAAACAATAGGGACACTGACCGTGGCGTTTACCGCATCATTCACGCCCATCGCTGTCTTCGTGGTCGGGAACGTTTTGGGGAATAAATGGTgcaacttttccttttttgccTTCTGGATTTTGGCCTCCAACAGCTGCTGGAATGTGATCATTTACAGTGTGAGGGATCAGAAGTTCAGACTGAGAGCACACAAACTCCTCATGCCTTTCCAGAGAAAAGACTTGACcaaatcctaa